The following proteins come from a genomic window of Ictalurus furcatus strain D&B chromosome 14, Billie_1.0, whole genome shotgun sequence:
- the LOC128618550 gene encoding piwi-like protein 1 isoform X3, producing MKDLSTHTRLTPEQWENRLNRFINNMSRNASVQTTLSTWGLSFENKLLNPTGRVLLAERILQGASAYEYNPCDADWSKEMRGLPLMTSMPLEIWLLSHTRRNADVAHSLLQTLNKVPVGIHLQRPGMMEYDDRQEALLRALQQRVGQQVQMVGLTHWVESSVTM from the exons ATGAAGGACCTTTCCACTCACACCAGACTGACCCCAGAACAGTGGGAGAACCGCCTCAACAGATTCATCAACAACATGAGCAG GAATGCCAGTGTTCAGACTACACTCAGCACATGGGGTCTAAGCTTTGAGAACAAGCTGCTGAATCCGACTGGAAGAGTTCTTCTTGCTGAAAGGATCCTACAGGGAGCGAGCGCA TACGAGTACAACCCATGTGACGCGGATTGGTCTAAAGAGATGCGAGGTCTTCCTCTGATGACCAGCATGCCTCTGGAGATCTGGCTGCTGTCCCATACGCGCCGTAACGCTGACGTCGCTCACTCACTGCTGCAGACCCTCAACAAAGTGCCCGTGGGCATCCACCTTCAGAGGCCGGGAAT GATGGAGTACGATGATCGACAGGAGGCTCTGCTAAGAGCTCTGCAGCAGAGAGTGGGGCAACAGGTTCAGATGGTGGGTCTCACACACTGGGTAGAATCAAGTGTGACCATGTAG
- the LOC128618571 gene encoding myotubularin-related protein 2-like, protein MVVHCSDGWDRTAQLTSLAMLMLDSHYRTLRGFQVLIEKEWISFGHELASVRMSSEGMVVCGRVNACIFNPIFLSLCVSQRVCLGDENHANSERSPLFVQFIDCVWQMMRQVSY, encoded by the coding sequence ATGGTGGTGCACTGCAGTGACGGCTGGGACCGTACAGCTCAGCTCACCTCTCTGGCCATGCTGATGCTGGACTCGCACTACCGCACACTCAGGGGCTTCCAGGTACTGATCGAGAAGGAGTGGATCAGCTTCGGACACGAGCTGGCCTCGGTGCGTATGAGCAGTGAGGGCATGgttgtgtgtgggcgtgtgaaCGCATGTATATTTAaccccatctttctctctctctgtgtttctcagcGTGTCTGCCTTGGAGATGAGAATCACGCCAACTCAGAACGATCCCCTCTCTTTGTGCAGTTCATCGACTGTGTGTGGCAGATGATGAGACAGGTCAGCTATTGA
- the LOC128618570 gene encoding TBC1 domain family member 10A-like encodes MQEGFLVLQVLELQVSAQDVEREQRTQLKRWKKKRGEPGPKLPQRMHSARAIMATEPHTHQDLCQKPTIMVQYPSIPEPNLRKKRGSLKKNQALIPNPYALPGESKPSQILDIQLLNQENLNLVLPNPPSHPPRLPTMQENQVKETSTSTERLVHHPRIPPSIRNRRNLSLCNTYPS; translated from the exons ATGCAGGAGGGCTTCTTAGTGCTCCAG GTTCTGGAGTTGCAGGTATCGGCACAGGACGTGGAACGTGAGCAACGCACGCAGCTGAAGCGCTGGAAGAAGAAGCGCGGCGAGCCCGGCCCCAAACTCCCTCAGAGAATGCACAGTGCTCGCGCCATCATGGCCACCGAGCCTCATACACATCAAGACCTCTGCCAGAAACCCACCATTATGGTCCAGTACCCATCGATCCCTGAGCCGAACCTCAGGAAGAAGAGAGGGAGCCTGAAGAAAAACCAAGCCCTCATTCCTAACCCCTACGCTCTACCTGGCGAGTCTAAACCTAGTCAGATATTGGACATACAGCTTCTGAACCAGGAAAATCTAAATCTTGTACTTCCAAATCCACCATCACATCCACCACGCCTCCCTACAATGCAGGAAAATCAGGTCAAAGAGACGAGCACTTCTACAGAGCGACTCGTGCATCATCCTCGAATTCCTCCATCGATAAGAAACCGGCGGAATCTATCCCTCTGCAACACCTATCCCTCCTAA
- the LOC128618550 gene encoding piwi-like protein 1 isoform X1 produces the protein MKDLSTHTRLTPEQWENRLNRFINNMSRNASVQTTLSTWGLSFENKLLNPTGRVLLAERILQGASAVRGTTENTELYTTRVALLLSRVCVCACAQYEYNPCDADWSKEMRGLPLMTSMPLEIWLLSHTRRNADVAHSLLQTLNKVPVGIHLQRPGMMEYDDRQEALLRALQQRVGQQVQMVGLTHWVESSVTM, from the exons ATGAAGGACCTTTCCACTCACACCAGACTGACCCCAGAACAGTGGGAGAACCGCCTCAACAGATTCATCAACAACATGAGCAG GAATGCCAGTGTTCAGACTACACTCAGCACATGGGGTCTAAGCTTTGAGAACAAGCTGCTGAATCCGACTGGAAGAGTTCTTCTTGCTGAAAGGATCCTACAGGGAGCGAGCGCAGTAAGGGGGACCACAGAGAACACAGAACTGTACACGACACGTGTCGCACTCTTGCTGagtagagtttgtgtgtgtgcgtgtgcgcagTACGAGTACAACCCATGTGACGCGGATTGGTCTAAAGAGATGCGAGGTCTTCCTCTGATGACCAGCATGCCTCTGGAGATCTGGCTGCTGTCCCATACGCGCCGTAACGCTGACGTCGCTCACTCACTGCTGCAGACCCTCAACAAAGTGCCCGTGGGCATCCACCTTCAGAGGCCGGGAAT GATGGAGTACGATGATCGACAGGAGGCTCTGCTAAGAGCTCTGCAGCAGAGAGTGGGGCAACAGGTTCAGATGGTGGGTCTCACACACTGGGTAGAATCAAGTGTGACCATGTAG
- the LOC128618550 gene encoding piwi-like protein 1 isoform X2 yields the protein MKDLSTHTRLTPEQWENRLNRFINNMSRNASVQTTLSTWGLSFENKLLNPTGRVLLAERILQGASAVRGTTENTELYTTRVALLLSRVCVCACAQYEYNPCDADWSKEMRGLPLMTSMPLEIWLLSHTRRNADVAHSLLQTLNKVPVGIHLQRPGMMEYDDRQEALLRALQQRVGQQVQMLR from the exons ATGAAGGACCTTTCCACTCACACCAGACTGACCCCAGAACAGTGGGAGAACCGCCTCAACAGATTCATCAACAACATGAGCAG GAATGCCAGTGTTCAGACTACACTCAGCACATGGGGTCTAAGCTTTGAGAACAAGCTGCTGAATCCGACTGGAAGAGTTCTTCTTGCTGAAAGGATCCTACAGGGAGCGAGCGCAGTAAGGGGGACCACAGAGAACACAGAACTGTACACGACACGTGTCGCACTCTTGCTGagtagagtttgtgtgtgtgcgtgtgcgcagTACGAGTACAACCCATGTGACGCGGATTGGTCTAAAGAGATGCGAGGTCTTCCTCTGATGACCAGCATGCCTCTGGAGATCTGGCTGCTGTCCCATACGCGCCGTAACGCTGACGTCGCTCACTCACTGCTGCAGACCCTCAACAAAGTGCCCGTGGGCATCCACCTTCAGAGGCCGGGAAT GATGGAGTACGATGATCGACAGGAGGCTCTGCTAAGAGCTCTGCAGCAGAGAGTGGGGCAACAGGTTCAGATG CTGCGCTGA